A single genomic interval of Camelus ferus isolate YT-003-E chromosome 24, BCGSAC_Cfer_1.0, whole genome shotgun sequence harbors:
- the PSMA8 gene encoding proteasome subunit alpha-type 8 encodes MASRYDRAITVFSPDGHLFQVEYAQEAVKKGSTAVGIRGTNIVVLGVEKKSVAKLQDERTVRKICALDDHVCMAFAGLTADARVVINRARVECQSHKLTVEDPVTVEYITRFIATLKQKYTQSNGRRPFGISALIVGFDDDGIPRLYQTDPSGTYHAWKANAIGRSAKTVREFLEKNYTEDAIANDNEAIKLAIRALLEVVQSGGKNIELAIIRRNQPLKMFSAKEIELQVNEIEKEKEEAERKKSKKTV; translated from the exons ATGGCGTCTCGGTACGACCGGGCCATCACTGTCTTCTCCCCAGACGGACACCTGTTCCAAGTGGAATATGCCCAGGAAGCGGTGAAGAAAGGATCCACAGCG GTTGGAATTCGAGGCACTAATATAGTTGTGCTCGGcgttgaaaaaaaatctgttgccaAGCTTCAAGATGAAAGAACTGTGAGGAAAATTTGTGCCCTTGATGACCATGTCTGCATGGCTTTTGCAG GACTAACTGCTGATGCTCGAGTAGTAATAAATAGAGCCCGTGTGGAGTGTCAGAGTCATAAGCTTACAGTTGAGGACCCCGTCACTGTAGAATATATAACTCGCTTCATAGCAACCTTAAAACAG aaatacactCAGAGCAATGGACGAAGACCTTTTGGTATTTCTGCCTTAATCGTAGGTTTTGATGATGATGGTATCCCAAGACTGTATCAGACTGATCCCTCTGGTACTTACCATGCTTGGAAG GCAAATGCAATAGGTCGAAGTGCTAAAACTGTCCGAGAATTTCTAGAAAAGAATTACACAGAAGATGCTATAGCAAATGACAATGAAGCTATCAAATTAGCAATACGAGCTTTGCTAGAA GTTGTCCAGTCTGGTGGAAAAAACATTGAACTTGCTATAATAAGAAGAAACCAACCTTTGAAG atgtTTAGTGCCAAAGAAATTGAATTACaggtaaatgaaatagaaaaggaaaaggaagaagcagagaggaagaaatcaaagaagactgtTTAA